From Hartmannibacter diazotrophicus, a single genomic window includes:
- the rpoB gene encoding DNA-directed RNA polymerase subunit beta, giving the protein MAQTFNGRRRIRKFFGDIREVAEMPNLIEVQKASYDQFLLIDEPEGGRPDEGLQSVFKSVFPISDFAGTSFLEFVRYEFEAPKYDVDECRQRGMTFSAPLKVTLRLIVFDVDEDTGAKSVKDIKEQDVYMGDMPLMTDNGTFIVNGTERVIVSQMHRSPGVFFDHDKGKTHSSGKLLFAARIIPYRGSWLDIEFDAKDIVHARIDRRRKIPVTSLLFALGLDGEEILDTFYNKIPYTRSADGWRMPYDPARMKGMKITGDLIDADSGEVVLEAGRKLTARAARQLADKGLKALKLTDEDLEGSYLGEDLVNLQTGEIYVEAGEEITPKILQQIVDAGFEELSILDIDHVNTGGYIRNTLAADKNETREEALFDIYRVMRPGEPPTIDTAEAMFKSLFFDAERYDLSAVGRVKMNMRLDLKCEDTVRILRKEDILSVIQTLVELRDGKGEIDDIDNLGNRRVRSVGELMENQYRVGLLRMERAIKERMSSVDIDTVMPQDLINAKPAAAAVREFFGSSQLSQFMDQTNPLSEITHKRRLSALGPGGLTRERAGFEVRDVHPTHYGRICPIETPEGPNIGLINSLATFARVNKYGFIESPYRKVVDSRVTDEVVYLSAMEEAKYTVAQANAELDDNNGFANEFVICRHAGEVMQTPRERVDLMDVSPKQLVSVAAALIPFLENDDANRALMGSNMQRQAVPLVRAEAPFVGTGMEAIVARDSGAAIGARRAGIVDQVDATRIVIRATREADPSKSGVDIYRLMKFQRSNQDTCINQRPLVRVGDVVEKGDIIADGPSTDLGDLALGRNVLVAFMPWNGYNFEDSILLSEKIVSDDVFTSIHIEEFEVMARDTKLGPEEITRDIPNVSEEALKNLDEAGIVYIGAEVQPGDILIGKITPKGESPMTPEEKLLRAIFGEKASDVRDTSLRLPPGVAGTVVEVRVFNRHGVEKDERAMAIEREEIERLAKDRDDEQAILDRNIYGRLAEMLEGKAGVAGPKGFRKDTAISAEIRAEYPRSQWWQFAVADDQLMSEIEALRKQYDESRKRLEQRFIDKVEKLQRGDELPPGVMKMVKVFVAVKRKIQPGDKMAGRHGNKGVVSRIVPVEDMPFLEDGTHVDIVLNPLGVPSRMNVGQILETHLGWACAGMGKKIGKMLEAYQQSGEIAELRNQVVDLYQGSPKTEKVGEFDDESIVTLAGELKRGVSIATPVFDGAREPDVVEMLERAGLKNSGQSTLYDGRTGETFDRQVTVGYIYMLKLHHLVDDKIHARSIGPYSLVTQQPLGGKAQFGGQRFGEMEVWALEAYGAAYTLQEMLTVKSDDVAGRTKVYEAIVRGDDTFEAGIPESFNVLVKEMRSLGLNVELTSTKDQGNQDLPDQPADAAE; this is encoded by the coding sequence ATGGCCCAGACGTTCAACGGCCGCAGGCGGATTCGTAAATTCTTCGGCGATATCCGTGAAGTCGCAGAAATGCCAAACCTCATCGAGGTGCAGAAGGCCTCCTACGACCAGTTCCTGTTGATCGATGAACCCGAAGGCGGGCGCCCCGATGAGGGGCTTCAGTCCGTTTTTAAGTCGGTGTTCCCGATTTCGGATTTTGCCGGTACGTCTTTCCTCGAGTTCGTGCGTTACGAGTTCGAGGCGCCCAAGTATGACGTCGACGAGTGCCGCCAGCGCGGCATGACCTTCTCCGCGCCGCTCAAGGTGACGCTGCGTCTGATCGTGTTCGATGTCGACGAGGATACCGGCGCCAAGTCCGTCAAGGACATCAAGGAGCAGGATGTCTACATGGGCGACATGCCGCTCATGACCGACAACGGCACCTTCATCGTCAACGGCACCGAGCGCGTCATCGTCTCGCAGATGCACCGCTCGCCGGGCGTCTTCTTCGATCACGACAAGGGCAAGACCCACTCCTCGGGCAAGCTCCTCTTTGCCGCGCGCATCATCCCCTATCGTGGTTCGTGGCTCGACATCGAGTTTGATGCCAAGGACATCGTGCACGCCCGTATCGACCGGCGCCGCAAGATCCCGGTGACGAGCCTCCTTTTCGCCCTCGGTCTCGACGGCGAGGAAATCCTCGACACCTTCTACAACAAGATCCCCTACACCCGCAGCGCGGACGGCTGGCGCATGCCGTATGATCCGGCGCGCATGAAGGGCATGAAGATCACCGGCGACCTGATCGACGCCGACAGCGGCGAAGTCGTGCTGGAAGCCGGCCGCAAGCTGACCGCGCGCGCCGCACGCCAGCTTGCCGACAAGGGCCTCAAGGCGCTGAAGCTCACCGACGAGGATCTCGAAGGCTCGTATCTTGGCGAGGATCTCGTCAACCTGCAGACGGGCGAGATCTATGTCGAGGCCGGCGAGGAAATCACGCCGAAGATCCTGCAGCAGATCGTCGACGCCGGCTTCGAGGAACTTTCCATCCTCGATATCGACCACGTCAACACGGGTGGCTACATCCGCAACACGCTGGCCGCCGACAAGAACGAGACCCGCGAGGAAGCCCTCTTCGACATCTATCGGGTCATGCGCCCGGGCGAGCCGCCGACCATCGACACGGCCGAGGCGATGTTCAAGTCGCTCTTCTTCGACGCCGAGCGTTACGACCTGTCGGCCGTCGGTCGCGTCAAGATGAACATGCGCCTTGATCTCAAGTGCGAGGACACGGTCCGCATCCTGCGCAAGGAGGACATCCTTTCGGTCATCCAGACGCTGGTCGAACTGCGTGACGGCAAGGGCGAGATCGACGACATCGACAATCTCGGCAACCGCCGCGTCCGCTCGGTCGGCGAGCTGATGGAGAACCAGTACCGCGTCGGCCTCCTGCGCATGGAGCGCGCGATCAAGGAGCGCATGTCCTCGGTCGACATCGACACGGTCATGCCGCAGGACCTGATCAACGCCAAGCCGGCGGCTGCCGCCGTGCGCGAGTTCTTCGGGTCTTCGCAGCTCTCGCAGTTCATGGACCAGACCAACCCGCTCTCTGAGATCACGCACAAGCGTCGTCTCTCGGCTCTTGGCCCGGGCGGTCTGACCCGCGAGCGCGCCGGCTTCGAAGTCCGCGACGTGCATCCGACGCACTATGGTCGTATCTGCCCGATCGAGACGCCGGAAGGCCCGAACATCGGTCTGATCAACTCGCTGGCGACCTTCGCCCGCGTGAACAAGTACGGCTTCATCGAGAGCCCCTACCGCAAGGTGGTGGACAGCCGCGTCACCGACGAGGTCGTCTACCTCTCGGCGATGGAAGAGGCCAAGTACACGGTGGCGCAGGCGAACGCCGAGCTCGACGACAACAACGGCTTTGCCAACGAGTTCGTGATCTGTCGTCACGCCGGCGAGGTCATGCAGACCCCGCGCGAGCGCGTCGACCTCATGGACGTGTCGCCGAAGCAGCTTGTCTCGGTCGCCGCGGCGCTCATCCCGTTCCTTGAGAACGACGACGCCAACCGCGCTCTGATGGGCTCGAACATGCAGCGCCAGGCGGTGCCGCTCGTTCGCGCCGAGGCGCCTTTCGTCGGCACCGGCATGGAAGCCATCGTCGCTCGCGACTCTGGCGCGGCCATCGGTGCGCGCCGCGCCGGTATCGTCGATCAGGTGGACGCCACCCGTATCGTCATCCGCGCGACCCGCGAGGCCGATCCGTCAAAGTCCGGCGTCGACATCTACCGCCTGATGAAGTTCCAGCGCTCCAACCAGGACACCTGCATCAACCAGCGTCCGCTGGTGCGTGTCGGCGACGTGGTGGAGAAGGGCGACATCATCGCTGACGGTCCGTCGACCGATCTCGGCGATCTGGCGCTCGGCCGGAACGTGCTCGTCGCGTTCATGCCGTGGAACGGCTACAACTTCGAGGACTCCATCCTCCTCTCCGAGAAGATCGTCTCCGACGACGTCTTCACCTCGATCCACATCGAGGAATTCGAGGTGATGGCCCGTGACACGAAGCTGGGTCCGGAGGAAATCACGCGTGACATTCCGAACGTCTCGGAAGAAGCGCTGAAGAACCTCGACGAAGCCGGCATCGTCTACATCGGCGCTGAAGTGCAGCCGGGTGACATCCTGATCGGCAAGATCACGCCGAAGGGCGAAAGCCCGATGACGCCGGAAGAAAAGCTCCTGCGCGCCATCTTCGGCGAGAAGGCCTCCGACGTTCGTGACACCTCGCTGCGTCTGCCCCCGGGCGTCGCCGGCACGGTCGTCGAAGTGCGCGTCTTCAACCGCCATGGTGTGGAGAAGGACGAGCGCGCGATGGCGATCGAGCGCGAGGAGATCGAGCGTCTCGCCAAGGACCGCGACGACGAGCAGGCGATCCTCGACCGCAACATCTACGGCCGTCTTGCCGAGATGCTGGAAGGCAAGGCCGGCGTTGCCGGTCCGAAGGGCTTCCGCAAGGACACGGCCATTTCGGCCGAGATTCGCGCCGAGTATCCGCGCTCGCAGTGGTGGCAGTTCGCCGTTGCCGACGATCAGCTCATGAGCGAGATCGAGGCCCTGCGCAAGCAGTACGACGAAAGCCGCAAGCGTCTTGAACAGCGCTTCATCGACAAGGTGGAGAAGCTGCAGCGCGGTGACGAGCTGCCTCCGGGCGTGATGAAGATGGTCAAGGTCTTCGTCGCGGTGAAGCGCAAGATCCAGCCGGGCGACAAGATGGCCGGCCGTCACGGCAACAAGGGCGTGGTCTCGCGCATTGTTCCCGTGGAGGACATGCCTTTCCTGGAGGACGGCACCCACGTCGACATCGTGCTCAACCCGCTGGGTGTGCCGAGCCGCATGAACGTCGGCCAGATTCTGGAGACGCACCTCGGCTGGGCCTGCGCCGGCATGGGCAAGAAGATCGGCAAGATGCTGGAGGCTTACCAGCAGTCCGGCGAGATCGCCGAGCTGCGCAACCAGGTTGTCGACCTCTACCAGGGCAGCCCGAAGACGGAGAAGGTCGGCGAGTTCGATGACGAGTCGATCGTCACGCTGGCCGGTGAGCTGAAGCGCGGCGTGTCCATCGCGACGCCGGTCTTCGACGGTGCCCGCGAGCCGGACGTTGTCGAGATGCTTGAGCGGGCCGGCCTGAAGAACTCCGGCCAGTCGACCCTCTACGACGGCCGCACGGGTGAGACCTTCGATCGTCAGGTGACTGTCGGCTACATCTACATGCTGAAGCTGCACCACCTCGTCGACGACAAGATCCACGCCCGTTCGATCGGTCCTTACTCGCTGGTCACCCAGCAGCCGCTCGGCGGCAAGGCCCAGTTCGGCGGTCAGCGCTTCGGCGAAATGGAGGTCTGGGCGCTGGAGGCTTACGGCGCGGCCTACACGCTGCAGGAGATGCTCACCGTCAAGTCGGACGACGTGGCGGGCCGTACCAAGGTCTACGAGGCCATCGTGCGCGGCGACGACACCTTCGAGGCCGGCATTCCGGAGAGCTTCAACGTGCTCGTCAAGGAAATGCGCTCGCTGGGCCTCAACGTCGAGCTGACCAGCACCAAGGATCAGGGCAACCAGGATCTGCCCGATCAGCCAGCGGACGCGGCGGAGTAA
- the rplJ gene encoding 50S ribosomal protein L10 produces the protein MDRAEKRELVDTLNGVFKDTGVVVVAHYQGLTVSQLQTLRVQMKEAGGSVKVAKNRLVKLALQGTDAEHISDLFTGPTVIAYSADPVAAPKVASDFAKANDKFVILGGAMGATNLNPDGVKALATLPSLDELRAKLVGMIQTPATRIAGVVQAPAGQLARVFGAYAKKDEAA, from the coding sequence GTGGATAGAGCGGAAAAGCGGGAACTGGTCGATACGCTCAACGGGGTGTTCAAGGACACCGGCGTTGTCGTCGTCGCCCATTACCAAGGCCTCACCGTTTCCCAGCTGCAGACCTTGCGTGTGCAGATGAAGGAAGCCGGTGGTTCGGTCAAGGTCGCGAAGAACCGCCTCGTCAAGCTTGCTCTTCAAGGCACGGACGCAGAGCACATCAGTGATCTCTTCACTGGTCCGACGGTGATCGCCTACTCGGCGGACCCCGTTGCTGCGCCGAAGGTCGCCTCGGACTTCGCCAAGGCCAACGACAAGTTCGTGATCCTTGGCGGCGCGATGGGCGCGACCAACCTCAATCCCGACGGTGTGAAGGCGCTTGCCACACTGCCGTCGCTGGACGAACTGCGCGCGAAGCTGGTTGGCATGATTCAGACGCCGGCCACCCGTATCGCGGGTGTCGTTCAGGCGCCGGCAGGCCAGCTTGCCCGTGTGTTTGGGGCTTATGCCAAGAAGGACGAAGCGGCGTGA
- the secE gene encoding preprotein translocase subunit SecE, whose product MAKSNPFTFLQQVRSETLKVSWPSRRETMITTVTVFVMAIVAALFFLAVDQILAEAVRLLLAIGS is encoded by the coding sequence ATGGCAAAATCCAATCCCTTCACGTTCCTGCAGCAGGTTCGCTCCGAGACCCTGAAAGTCTCTTGGCCGAGCCGGCGCGAGACCATGATCACCACGGTGACCGTGTTCGTGATGGCGATTGTCGCGGCCCTGTTCTTCTTGGCTGTGGACCAGATTCTGGCTGAGGCGGTTCGCCTTCTGCTCGCCATCGGCAGCTAA
- the rplL gene encoding 50S ribosomal protein L7/L12 — MADLTKLVDDLSALTVLEAAELSKMLEEKWGVSAAAPVAVAAAGGAAAPVEAAEEKTEFDVILADAGDKKINVIKEVRAITGLGLKEAKDLVEGAPKPVKEAVSKDEAEKFKKQLEEAGAKVEVK; from the coding sequence ATGGCTGATCTTACCAAGCTGGTCGACGATCTGTCGGCCCTGACCGTCCTCGAGGCCGCTGAGCTCTCGAAGATGCTCGAAGAGAAGTGGGGCGTTTCGGCTGCGGCTCCGGTGGCCGTTGCTGCGGCTGGCGGCGCTGCCGCTCCGGTCGAAGCTGCCGAAGAGAAGACCGAGTTCGACGTGATCCTCGCCGACGCCGGCGACAAGAAGATCAACGTCATCAAGGAAGTCCGTGCGATCACGGGTCTTGGCCTCAAGGAAGCCAAGGACCTGGTCGAGGGCGCTCCGAAGCCGGTCAAGGAAGCCGTGTCCAAGGACGAAGCCGAGAAGTTCAAGAAGCAGCTTGAAGAGGCTGGCGCCAAGGTCGAGGTCAAGTGA
- the rplA gene encoding 50S ribosomal protein L1: MAKIAKRIAKSREGIDRNKLYGLADAIGMLKERSTAKFDETIEVAINLGVDPRHADQMVRGVCNLPNGTGRTVRVAVFARGAKAEEAQAAGADIVGAEDLLEQIQGGNINFDRCIATPDLMPLVGRLGKVLGPRGLMPNPKVGTVTMDVAQAVKDAKGGAVEFRVEKAGIVHAGVGKVSFTAEALAENIGAFLDAVQKAKPTGAKGTYVQRVAVSSTMGPGVKVDVSSIAASA; this comes from the coding sequence ATGGCCAAGATTGCAAAGCGCATCGCCAAGTCCCGCGAGGGCATCGACCGCAACAAGCTCTACGGCCTTGCCGACGCGATCGGCATGCTGAAGGAGCGTTCCACCGCCAAGTTCGACGAGACCATCGAGGTCGCGATCAACCTCGGCGTCGATCCGCGTCACGCCGACCAGATGGTCCGCGGCGTCTGCAACCTGCCGAACGGCACCGGCCGTACGGTTCGTGTTGCCGTCTTCGCGCGTGGTGCAAAGGCCGAGGAGGCTCAGGCCGCCGGAGCGGACATCGTGGGCGCCGAGGATCTGCTGGAGCAGATCCAGGGCGGCAACATCAACTTCGACCGTTGCATCGCGACGCCGGATCTGATGCCGCTCGTCGGTCGTCTCGGCAAGGTGCTGGGCCCGCGCGGCCTGATGCCGAACCCGAAGGTCGGCACGGTGACCATGGACGTTGCCCAGGCTGTCAAGGACGCCAAGGGCGGCGCGGTCGAGTTCCGCGTCGAAAAGGCCGGTATCGTTCATGCCGGCGTCGGCAAGGTGTCCTTCACCGCCGAGGCTCTGGCCGAGAACATCGGGGCTTTCCTCGACGCCGTGCAGAAGGCCAAGCCGACGGGTGCCAAGGGCACCTATGTCCAGCGCGTGGCCGTGTCCTCGACGATGGGCCCGGGCGTGAAGGTCGACGTCTCGTCGATCGCCGCGTCGGCCTGA
- the rplK gene encoding 50S ribosomal protein L11, producing the protein MAKKITGYLKLQVPAGSATPSPPIGPALGQRGLNIMEFCKAFNAQSQSMEKGMPIPVLITIFADRTFAFKMKTPPVSYFLKKAAGLSSGSKTPGKASAGSVTRAQVLEIAQSKLVDLNAGDIEAAARMVEGSARSMGLEVVG; encoded by the coding sequence ATGGCGAAGAAGATTACCGGATACCTGAAGCTGCAGGTACCTGCCGGTTCGGCGACCCCGTCGCCGCCGATCGGCCCCGCGCTCGGTCAGCGCGGTCTGAACATCATGGAGTTCTGTAAGGCGTTCAACGCGCAGTCGCAGAGCATGGAAAAGGGTATGCCGATTCCGGTTCTGATCACGATCTTTGCGGACCGTACCTTCGCCTTCAAGATGAAGACCCCGCCGGTGAGCTATTTCCTGAAGAAGGCCGCTGGCCTGTCTTCCGGCTCCAAGACGCCGGGCAAGGCGTCGGCCGGTTCGGTCACGCGCGCCCAGGTGCTCGAGATCGCGCAGTCGAAGCTCGTCGATCTCAATGCCGGCGACATCGAGGCTGCCGCCCGCATGGTCGAAGGCTCCGCCCGCTCTATGGGCCTGGAAGTGGTGGGGTAA
- the nusG gene encoding transcription termination/antitermination protein NusG, producing MAKRWYIVHAYSNFEKKVADAIREQVAQRGLEDYFDQILVPTEKVVEVRRGRKVDAERKFFPGYVLVHMEMTDEAYHLIKNTPKVTGFLGSDNRPVPIPDREAMQILQQVEEGVDRPKPSISFEIGEQVRVADGPFASFNGLVEEVDDERARLKVAVSIFGRATPVELEFGQVEKV from the coding sequence ATGGCCAAGCGCTGGTACATCGTCCACGCCTATTCGAACTTCGAGAAGAAGGTCGCCGACGCGATTCGCGAGCAGGTGGCGCAGCGTGGGCTGGAAGACTATTTCGACCAGATCCTGGTTCCGACGGAAAAGGTGGTCGAGGTGCGCCGTGGCCGCAAGGTCGACGCCGAGCGCAAGTTCTTCCCCGGCTATGTGCTCGTGCACATGGAAATGACCGATGAGGCCTATCACCTCATCAAGAACACGCCGAAGGTGACGGGTTTCCTCGGCTCCGACAATCGTCCGGTGCCGATTCCCGATCGCGAGGCCATGCAGATCCTGCAGCAGGTCGAAGAGGGGGTCGACAGGCCGAAGCCGTCCATCTCCTTCGAGATCGGCGAGCAGGTGCGTGTCGCCGACGGTCCCTTCGCCTCCTTCAACGGTCTGGTGGAGGAGGTCGACGACGAGCGGGCCCGCCTCAAGGTGGCCGTGTCGATCTTCGGGCGGGCAACCCCCGTCGAACTGGAATTCGGTCAGGTCGAGAAGGTCTGA